Proteins co-encoded in one Quercus robur chromosome 8, dhQueRobu3.1, whole genome shotgun sequence genomic window:
- the LOC126694816 gene encoding G-type lectin S-receptor-like serine/threonine-protein kinase At4g27290 isoform X5, translating into MGTLSFISILNCLLFLFFKVSFAAVDSITPSQSINDGSTLVSKEGSFELGFFSPGSSKNRYLGIWYKNIPVKTVVWVANRLNPINDTSGLLMINSTSGLVLMSNNKSVVWSTGLGTQIQANNPVLQLLDSGNLVLRDGNSEIALWESFDYPSDTLLPGMKMGWDLRKGIKRRFTAWKSPDDPSPGDLTYGIEMQPPSQPEAYIMKGSKKFYRSGPWNGLRHSGAQAMKPNPLYAFDFVSNEDEVYYIYSLRNNSVITRLVLNQTSSSRERYTWIEAEKVWRLYSSVPRDYCDNYGLCGANGNCILSGSPVCQCLEGFEPKSQEKWSLMDWSQGCVRNKPLSCHKDGFVKFIELKLPDTTNSWANKSMSLKECRDKCLNNCSCMAYTNSDIRGEGSGCALWFGDLVDIRQFPAGGQELYIRMSASEIEARKGCRMKRAVIVAVSLAVVSGMLLIIGFYICRSRTKLRERNEVVRHKNNEGQNEDLELPFLDLSTIASATDNFEINNKLGEGGFGPVYKGILKDGQEIAVKRLSTSSGQGLNEFKNEVRLIAKLQHRNLVKLLACCIQEEEKMLVYEYMPNKSLDSFIFDQTKSKMLDWSKRFHIICGIARGLQYLHQDSRLRIIHRDLKASNVLLDSEMNPKISDFGMARTFGGDQLEGNTNRVVGTYGYMAPEYAFDGQFSTKSDVFSFGILLLEIISGKKSRGFYHPNHSHNLIGIAWILWNKGRPLDLIDECLGETCTLSEVLRCIHLSLLCVQQRPEDRPSMSSVVVGLGSESALPQPKKPGFFLEKDSNVAHGFSSKHESSSTNEVTITILEAR; encoded by the exons GTACTTGGGAATATGGTACAAGAATATCCCAGTTAAAACTGTTGTTTGGGTTGCAAACAGACTCAACCCAATCAATGACACGTCTGGCTTGTTAATGATAAACAGCACAAGTGGTCTTGTGCTTATGAGTAACAATAAGAGTGTTGTTTGGTCCACAGGATTAGGAACACAAATACAAGCCAATAATCCTGTATTGCAGCTCTTAGACTCTGGAAATCTTGTACTAAGAGATGGAAATTCAGAAATCGCTTTGTGGGAAAGCTTTGATTATCCATCTGATACATTGTTACCAGGAATGAAGATGGGATGGGACTTGAGGAAAGGTATTAAGCGGCGTTTTACAGCTTGGAAAAGTCCAGATGATCCTTCTCCGGGAGATTTAACATATGGGATTGAAATGCAACCTCCTTCACAGCCTGAGGCTTATATTATGAAAGGCAGCAAAAAGTTCTACCGGAGTGGTCCATGGAATGGCCTTCGGCATAGTGGTGCACAGGCAATGAAGCCTAATCCGCTTTATGCTTTCGACTTTGTCTCTAATGAGGATGAGGTTTATTACATCTACAGCCTCAGAAATAATTCTGTAATCACAAGGTTAGTTTTGAACCAAACCAGCTCTTCTCGTGAACGCTATACATGGATTGAAGCAGAGAAAGTTTGGAGGCTATATTCATCAGTACCTAGAGACTACTGTGACAATTATGGCCTTTGTGGAGCCAATGGAAATTGTATCCTTAGTGGGTCACCAGTTTGCCAATGTTTAGAAGGATTTGAGCCTAAATCACAAGAAAAATGGAGCTTAATGGACTGGTCTCAAGGTTGTGTACGCAATAAACCACTGAGCTGCCATAAAGATGGGTTTGTTAAATTTATTGAGTTGAAATTGCCAGATACTACAAATTCGTGGGCGAACAAAAGTATGAGCCTCAAAGAATGCAGGGATAAATGCTTGAACAATTGTTCTTGTATGGCTTATACAAACTCAGATATTAGAGGAGAAGGTAGTGGCTGTGCGCTTTGGTTTGGTGATTTAGTGGATATTAGACAGTTTCCAGCTGGTGGGCAAGAACTGTATATCAGAATGTCAGCCTCAGAGATAG AGGCAAGGAAAGGTTGTAGGATGAAGAGAGCAGTGATAGTTGCTGTGTCCCTTGCTGTAGTTTCTGGAATGCTCTTAATAATTGGCTTTTACATATGCAGAAGCAGGACAAAGTTAAGAG AGAGGAATGAAGTTGTACGCCATAAGAATAATGAAGGCCAAAACGAAGACCTTGAGCTCCCTTTCTTAGACTTATCCACAATAGCTAGTGCCACTGATAACTTTGAAATCAATAATAAGCTTGGGGAAGGTGGTTTTGGACCTGTTTACAAG GGTATACTAAAGGATGGACAAGAAATTGCTGTCAAGAGACTTTCCACGAGTTCTGGACAAGGATTGAATGAGTTCAAAAATGAAGTAAGATTGATTGCCAAGCTTCAACACCGAAATCTTGTAAAGCTTCTTGCTTGCTGCATTCAGGAGGAAGAAAAAATGCTGGTTTATGAATACATGCCGAACAAAAGCCTGGACTCCTTCATTTTCG atcaaacaaaaagtaaaatgttaGATTGGTCCAAGCGCTTCCACATCATATGCGGAATTGCTCGAGGGCTTCAATATCTTCATCAAGATTCCAGATTGAGAATTATACATAGAGATCTCAAAGCAAGTAATGTTTTACTTGATAGTGAGATGAACCCTAAAATTTCAGACTTTGGCATGGCTAGAACTTTCGGAGGAGATCAATTAGAAGGAAACACAAATAGAGTGGTTGGAActta TGGTTATATGGCACCAGAATATGCTTTTGATGGGCAATTCTCAACCAAATCTGATGTCTTTAGTTTTGGGATTTTATTGTTGGAGATCATTAGTGGGAAGAAAAGTAGAGGGTTTTACCATCCAAACCACAGCCATAATCTTATTGGAATT gCATGGATACTTTGGAATAAAGGAAGGCCTTTAGATTTGATTGATGAATGTTTAGGAGAAACATGCACATTGTCGGAAGTGCTCCGTTGTATCCATCTTAGCCTCCTATGCGTGCAACAGCGTCCTGAGGATAGGCCAAGTATGTCATCTGTGGTTGTGGGTTTAGGCAGTGAGAGTGCATTGCCTCAGCCCAAAAAACCTGGTTTCTTCTTGGAAAAAGATTCAAATGTAGCACATGGTTTCTCAAGTAAGCACGAATCATCTTCAACCAATGAAGTAACAATTACAATATTGGAGGCTCGTTAA
- the LOC126694816 gene encoding G-type lectin S-receptor-like serine/threonine-protein kinase At4g27290 isoform X3, translating into MGTLSFISIFTCLLFLFFKVPFAAVDSITRSQSISDGSTLVSKEGSFELGFFSPGSSKNRYLGIWYKNIPVKTVVWVANRLNPINDTSGLLMINSTSGLVLMSNNKSVVWSTGLGTQIQANNPVLQLLDSGNLVLRDGNSEIALWESFDYPSDTLLPGMKMGWDLRKGIKRRFTAWKSPDDPSPGDLTYGIEMQPPSQPEAYIMKGSKKFYRSGPWNGLRHSGAQAMKPNPLYAFDFVSNEDEVYYIYSLRNNSVITRLVLNQTSSSRERYTWIEAEKVWRLYSSVPRDYCDNYGLCGANGNCILSGSPVCQCLEGFEPKSQEKWSLMDWSQGCVRNKPLSCHKDGFVKFIELKLPDTTNSWANKSMSLKECRDKCLNNCSCMAYTNSDIRGEGSGCALWFGDLVDIRQFPAGGQELYIRMSASEIEARKGCRMKRAVIVAVSLAVVSGMLLIIGFYICRSRTKLRERNEVVRHKNNEGQNEDLELPFLDLSTIASATDNFEINNKLGEGGFGPVYKGILKDGQEIAVKRLSTSSGQGLNEFKNEVRLIAKLQHRNLVKLLACCIQEEEKMLVYEYMPNKSLDSFIFDQTKSKMLDWSKRFHIICGIARGLQYLHQDSRLRIIHRDLKASNVLLDSEMNPKISDFGMARTFGGDQLEGNTNRVVGTYGYMAPEYAFDGQFSTKSDVFSFGILLLEIISGKKSRGFYHPNHSHNLIGIAWILWNKGRPLDLIDECLGETCTLSEVLRCIHLSLLCVQQRPEDRPSMSSVVVGLGSESALPQPKKPGFFLEKDSNVAHGFSSKHESSSTNEVTITILEAR; encoded by the exons ATGGGAACGCTTTCCtttatttccatttttactTGTTTACTCTTTTTGTTCTTCAAAGTTCCATTTGCAGCAGTAGATAGCATTACTCGATCCCAATCTATTAGCGATGGAAGTACCTTAGTTAGCAAAGAGGGAAGCTTTGAACTGGGTTTCTTCAGTCCTGGTAGTTCCAAGAATAGGTACTTGGGAATATGGTACAAGAATATCCCAGTTAAAACTGTTGTTTGGGTTGCAAACAGACTCAACCCAATCAATGACACGTCTGGCTTGTTAATGATAAACAGCACAAGTGGTCTTGTGCTTATGAGTAACAATAAGAGTGTTGTTTGGTCCACAGGATTAGGAACACAAATACAAGCCAATAATCCTGTATTGCAGCTCTTAGACTCTGGAAATCTTGTACTAAGAGATGGAAATTCAGAAATCGCTTTGTGGGAAAGCTTTGATTATCCATCTGATACATTGTTACCAGGAATGAAGATGGGATGGGACTTGAGGAAAGGTATTAAGCGGCGTTTTACAGCTTGGAAAAGTCCAGATGATCCTTCTCCGGGAGATTTAACATATGGGATTGAAATGCAACCTCCTTCACAGCCTGAGGCTTATATTATGAAAGGCAGCAAAAAGTTCTACCGGAGTGGTCCATGGAATGGCCTTCGGCATAGTGGTGCACAGGCAATGAAGCCTAATCCGCTTTATGCTTTCGACTTTGTCTCTAATGAGGATGAGGTTTATTACATCTACAGCCTCAGAAATAATTCTGTAATCACAAGGTTAGTTTTGAACCAAACCAGCTCTTCTCGTGAACGCTATACATGGATTGAAGCAGAGAAAGTTTGGAGGCTATATTCATCAGTACCTAGAGACTACTGTGACAATTATGGCCTTTGTGGAGCCAATGGAAATTGTATCCTTAGTGGGTCACCAGTTTGCCAATGTTTAGAAGGATTTGAGCCTAAATCACAAGAAAAATGGAGCTTAATGGACTGGTCTCAAGGTTGTGTACGCAATAAACCACTGAGCTGCCATAAAGATGGGTTTGTTAAATTTATTGAGTTGAAATTGCCAGATACTACAAATTCGTGGGCGAACAAAAGTATGAGCCTCAAAGAATGCAGGGATAAATGCTTGAACAATTGTTCTTGTATGGCTTATACAAACTCAGATATTAGAGGAGAAGGTAGTGGCTGTGCGCTTTGGTTTGGTGATTTAGTGGATATTAGACAGTTTCCAGCTGGTGGGCAAGAACTGTATATCAGAATGTCAGCCTCAGAGATAG AGGCAAGGAAAGGTTGTAGGATGAAGAGAGCAGTGATAGTTGCTGTGTCCCTTGCTGTAGTTTCTGGAATGCTCTTAATAATTGGCTTTTACATATGCAGAAGCAGGACAAAGTTAAGAG AGAGGAATGAAGTTGTACGCCATAAGAATAATGAAGGCCAAAACGAAGACCTTGAGCTCCCTTTCTTAGACTTATCCACAATAGCTAGTGCCACTGATAACTTTGAAATCAATAATAAGCTTGGGGAAGGTGGTTTTGGACCTGTTTACAAG GGTATACTAAAGGATGGACAAGAAATTGCTGTCAAGAGACTTTCCACGAGTTCTGGACAAGGATTGAATGAGTTCAAAAATGAAGTAAGATTGATTGCCAAGCTTCAACACCGAAATCTTGTAAAGCTTCTTGCTTGCTGCATTCAGGAGGAAGAAAAAATGCTGGTTTATGAATACATGCCGAACAAAAGCCTGGACTCCTTCATTTTCG atcaaacaaaaagtaaaatgttaGATTGGTCCAAGCGCTTCCACATCATATGCGGAATTGCTCGAGGGCTTCAATATCTTCATCAAGATTCCAGATTGAGAATTATACATAGAGATCTCAAAGCAAGTAATGTTTTACTTGATAGTGAGATGAACCCTAAAATTTCAGACTTTGGCATGGCTAGAACTTTCGGAGGAGATCAATTAGAAGGAAACACAAATAGAGTGGTTGGAActta TGGTTATATGGCACCAGAATATGCTTTTGATGGGCAATTCTCAACCAAATCTGATGTCTTTAGTTTTGGGATTTTATTGTTGGAGATCATTAGTGGGAAGAAAAGTAGAGGGTTTTACCATCCAAACCACAGCCATAATCTTATTGGAATT gCATGGATACTTTGGAATAAAGGAAGGCCTTTAGATTTGATTGATGAATGTTTAGGAGAAACATGCACATTGTCGGAAGTGCTCCGTTGTATCCATCTTAGCCTCCTATGCGTGCAACAGCGTCCTGAGGATAGGCCAAGTATGTCATCTGTGGTTGTGGGTTTAGGCAGTGAGAGTGCATTGCCTCAGCCCAAAAAACCTGGTTTCTTCTTGGAAAAAGATTCAAATGTAGCACATGGTTTCTCAAGTAAGCACGAATCATCTTCAACCAATGAAGTAACAATTACAATATTGGAGGCTCGTTAA